The proteins below come from a single Solidesulfovibrio fructosivorans JJ] genomic window:
- a CDS encoding class I SAM-dependent methyltransferase, producing the protein MQSSEVAAYWEANARQWTRQSRAGLDVYRDALNTPAFLAMLPPVAGRSGLDIGCGEGTNTRRLARLGARMRAIDIAPTFVRHARNAEAAEPLDIDVLLGNALSLPFADASFDFATAFMSLMDMPDHERALDEAWRVLRPGGFLQFSILHPCFAPPYRKVLREPDQSVRAIEVGRYFETEGARLDTWWFSSLPRERRSEVPPFQVPYFHRTISDWLNAIRRAGFLIEELGEPCATAALAAAVPLVADTRVAPLFLHIRAGKPAAPVRTPA; encoded by the coding sequence ATGCAAAGCTCCGAAGTCGCCGCCTACTGGGAAGCCAACGCCAGGCAGTGGACGCGCCAAAGCCGGGCCGGGCTCGACGTGTACCGGGACGCGCTCAACACGCCGGCTTTCCTGGCCATGCTCCCGCCCGTCGCCGGCCGCAGCGGGCTGGACATCGGCTGCGGCGAAGGCACCAACACCCGCCGGCTCGCCAGGCTCGGGGCGAGGATGCGCGCCATCGACATCGCGCCGACCTTCGTGCGCCATGCCCGCAATGCCGAGGCGGCAGAGCCCCTCGACATCGACGTTCTGCTCGGCAATGCCCTATCCCTGCCCTTTGCCGATGCCTCCTTCGATTTCGCCACCGCGTTCATGTCGCTGATGGACATGCCGGACCATGAACGCGCCCTCGACGAAGCCTGGCGGGTGCTGCGCCCGGGCGGCTTCCTCCAATTCTCCATCCTGCACCCCTGCTTCGCGCCGCCGTATCGCAAGGTGCTGCGCGAGCCTGACCAGTCGGTGCGGGCCATCGAGGTCGGGCGCTATTTCGAGACCGAAGGCGCCCGTCTCGACACATGGTGGTTCTCCAGCCTGCCGCGCGAACGGCGAAGCGAAGTCCCGCCCTTCCAGGTGCCCTACTTCCACCGCACCATAAGCGATTGGCTCAACGCGATCCGCCGGGCCGGTTTCCTGATCGAGGAGCTTGGCGAACCGTGCGCCACGGCAGCGCTCGCCGCCGCCGTCCCCCTGGTGGCCGACACCCGGGTCGCCCCGCTTTTCCTGCATATCCGCGCCGGCAAACCGGCCGCCCCCGTCCGTACGCCAGCCTAG
- a CDS encoding molybdopterin-binding protein, protein MRSIPVEMAQGMVLCHDITRIVPGEGKGPAFRKGHIIAPEDIPVLLRLGKEHIYVWDLAEGLVHEDDAAGRIARAIAGEGITFTQPCEGRINLLADRRGLLKINVDALRRCNSIDEVTIATMHGDAVVSEGQMLAGTRVVPLVVAAEKLDAVEKVTAETGPLVMVRPFRPLRVGVVTTGGEVYHGRIKDKFGPVLRRKFDDLGCSVIRQVIVPDDRDMTVRAIRQLLADGAEMIAVTGGMSVDPDDLSPSSIRAAGGQVVTYGSPTFPGAMFMLAYIGDVPVVGLPGCVMYHKASIFDLAVPRLVAGEKLTKADIVEFGHGGLCAMCPECRYPLCGFGKS, encoded by the coding sequence ATGCGCAGCATTCCCGTCGAAATGGCCCAGGGCATGGTCCTTTGCCACGACATCACCCGCATCGTGCCCGGTGAAGGCAAGGGCCCGGCCTTCCGCAAAGGCCACATCATCGCCCCCGAGGACATCCCGGTCCTTTTGCGCCTGGGCAAGGAACACATTTACGTCTGGGATCTGGCCGAGGGGCTGGTCCACGAGGACGACGCGGCCGGCCGCATCGCCCGGGCCATCGCCGGCGAGGGCATCACCTTCACCCAACCCTGCGAGGGCCGCATCAACCTGCTGGCCGACCGGCGGGGGCTGCTCAAGATCAACGTGGACGCGCTTAGGCGGTGCAATTCCATCGACGAGGTGACCATCGCCACCATGCACGGCGATGCCGTGGTTTCCGAGGGGCAGATGCTGGCCGGCACCCGGGTGGTGCCGCTGGTCGTGGCCGCCGAGAAGCTCGACGCGGTGGAGAAGGTCACGGCCGAGACCGGCCCGCTGGTCATGGTGCGGCCGTTTAGGCCCCTTCGCGTGGGCGTGGTCACCACCGGCGGCGAGGTCTACCACGGCCGCATCAAGGACAAGTTCGGACCGGTTTTGCGCCGCAAGTTCGACGACCTCGGCTGCTCGGTCATCCGGCAGGTCATCGTGCCCGACGACAGGGACATGACCGTGCGCGCCATCCGCCAGCTCCTGGCCGACGGCGCGGAGATGATCGCGGTCACGGGCGGCATGTCCGTCGACCCCGACGACCTGTCCCCGTCGTCGATCCGGGCCGCCGGCGGCCAAGTCGTCACCTACGGCTCGCCCACCTTTCCCGGAGCGATGTTCATGCTGGCCTACATCGGCGACGTGCCCGTGGTGGGGTTGCCCGGGTGCGTCATGTACCACAAGGCCAGCATTTTCGATCTGGCGGTACCGCGGCTGGTGGCCGGCGAAAAGCTGACCAAGGCCGATATCGTGGAATTTGGCCATGGGGGCCTGTGCGCCATGTGCCCCGAATGCCGCTATCCCCTTTGCGGGTTCGGCAAGAGTTGA
- a CDS encoding molybdopterin-dependent aldehyde oxidoreductase: MEIAKKMEKIWVVNGIEHKLIVDPDAFLSEVLREQMHLVGTKVGCAKGQCGACSVILDGKVVRACITKARRIEDYANITTIEGLGTPQNLHPLQVAWVANGAAQCGFCSPGFIMSAKGLLDQNPKPTREEVRDWFQKHKNVCRCTGYIPLVDSVMDAAKVLRGEMTLDINHNFPADGNIFNSRAPRPSGVAKVTGQWAFGDDQKLQLPADTLHLAIVEARVSHANIKGIDVSEALKVEGVHSVITAKDIKGKNRITGLITFPTNKGDGWDRPILCDEKVFQYGDAIALVAATSEKIAREAAELVKVDLEVLPAYMNAPAAMAEDAIEIHPGTPNTYYKQGLVKGDDPEPFFNSADCVVAEGSYYTQRQPHLPIEPDVGFAMYDEDGILRIYSKSIGLYLHLYMIAPGLGVEPDKIALIQLPTGGTFGYKFSPTMEALVGAATMATGRPCHLHYNYAQQQYYTGKRSPFWTTGKVAADKKTGKIKGTQHEWIVDHGPYSEFGDLLTLRGAQYFMAGYGIPNMRAVGHCVCTNHGWGSAFRGYGSPEIMFPSEVLLDELALKGGWDPLELRYVNCYRPGDTTPTGQVPDSFMYPEMIDILRPKYKEALANAKRHSSDTLKKGVGVAFGIYGAGLDGPDSAGADVELNADGTITIFNTWQDHGQGSDLGTLCFAHEALRPLGIPASKLKIVLNDTSKCPNSGPAGGSRSNVLVGNAIINGCKQLVEAMRKPDGTFRTYDEMVKDGLKTKYNGTWTQPANDCDPDTGQGNPFANYMYGLFMAEVTVDTTTGKTQVDKMTLVEDIGTLTNRQTVDGQNWGGLAQGVGLALTEDFEDIKKHSSLAGAGVPYIKDIPDVMELIYVDSPREHGPFGGSGVGEVPLCGPHPAIINAIANATGGAFVRHLPAYPEKVLAAIKELGK, encoded by the coding sequence ATGGAAATTGCCAAAAAAATGGAAAAGATCTGGGTCGTGAACGGCATTGAGCACAAGCTCATTGTCGATCCCGATGCCTTCCTGTCCGAAGTGCTGCGCGAGCAAATGCATCTGGTCGGCACCAAGGTCGGTTGCGCCAAGGGTCAGTGCGGCGCCTGCTCCGTCATCCTCGACGGCAAGGTCGTGCGCGCCTGCATCACCAAAGCCCGCCGCATCGAGGACTACGCCAACATCACCACCATTGAAGGCCTGGGCACCCCCCAGAACCTGCACCCCCTGCAGGTTGCCTGGGTGGCCAACGGCGCCGCCCAGTGCGGTTTCTGCTCGCCCGGTTTCATCATGTCCGCCAAGGGCCTGCTGGACCAGAATCCCAAGCCCACCCGCGAGGAAGTGCGCGATTGGTTCCAGAAGCACAAGAACGTGTGCCGCTGCACCGGCTACATCCCGCTGGTCGACTCCGTCATGGACGCCGCCAAGGTGCTGCGCGGCGAGATGACCCTCGACATCAACCACAACTTCCCGGCTGACGGCAACATCTTCAACTCCCGCGCCCCGCGTCCCTCCGGCGTGGCCAAGGTCACCGGCCAGTGGGCCTTCGGCGACGACCAGAAGCTCCAGCTGCCCGCCGACACCCTGCACCTGGCCATCGTCGAAGCCCGCGTGTCCCACGCCAACATCAAGGGCATCGACGTTTCCGAGGCCTTGAAGGTCGAAGGCGTCCACAGCGTCATCACCGCCAAGGACATCAAGGGCAAGAACCGCATCACCGGCCTGATCACCTTCCCCACCAACAAGGGTGACGGTTGGGATCGTCCCATCCTGTGCGACGAGAAGGTCTTCCAGTACGGCGACGCCATCGCCCTGGTCGCCGCCACCTCCGAAAAGATCGCCCGCGAGGCCGCCGAGCTGGTCAAGGTCGATCTGGAAGTCCTGCCGGCCTACATGAATGCCCCCGCCGCCATGGCCGAGGACGCCATCGAGATCCACCCCGGCACCCCGAACACCTACTACAAGCAGGGCCTGGTCAAGGGCGACGATCCCGAGCCCTTCTTCAACAGCGCGGACTGCGTGGTTGCCGAGGGCAGCTACTACACCCAGCGCCAGCCGCACCTGCCCATCGAGCCCGACGTCGGCTTCGCCATGTACGACGAGGACGGCATTCTGCGCATTTACTCCAAGTCCATCGGCCTGTACCTGCACCTGTACATGATCGCCCCCGGCCTTGGCGTCGAGCCGGACAAGATCGCGCTCATCCAGCTGCCCACCGGCGGCACCTTCGGCTACAAGTTCAGCCCGACCATGGAAGCCCTCGTCGGCGCCGCCACCATGGCCACCGGCCGTCCCTGCCACCTGCACTACAACTACGCCCAGCAGCAGTACTACACCGGCAAGCGCTCCCCGTTCTGGACCACCGGCAAGGTTGCCGCCGACAAGAAGACCGGCAAGATCAAGGGCACCCAGCACGAGTGGATCGTCGACCACGGTCCCTACTCCGAGTTCGGCGACCTGCTGACCCTGCGCGGCGCCCAGTACTTCATGGCCGGCTACGGCATCCCGAACATGCGCGCCGTTGGTCACTGCGTGTGCACCAACCACGGTTGGGGTTCGGCCTTCCGCGGCTACGGTTCGCCGGAAATCATGTTCCCCTCCGAGGTTCTGCTGGACGAGCTGGCCCTCAAGGGCGGCTGGGATCCGCTGGAACTGCGCTACGTCAACTGCTACCGCCCCGGCGACACCACCCCGACCGGTCAGGTGCCCGATTCCTTCATGTACCCGGAGATGATCGACATCCTCCGTCCGAAGTACAAGGAGGCCCTGGCCAACGCGAAGCGGCATTCCTCTGACACCCTGAAAAAGGGCGTCGGCGTGGCCTTCGGCATCTACGGCGCCGGCCTGGACGGCCCGGACAGCGCCGGTGCCGATGTCGAGCTCAACGCCGACGGCACCATCACCATCTTCAACACCTGGCAGGACCATGGCCAGGGTTCCGACCTCGGCACCCTGTGCTTCGCCCATGAAGCTCTCAGGCCCCTCGGCATCCCGGCCTCCAAGCTGAAGATCGTCCTGAACGACACGAGCAAGTGCCCGAACTCCGGCCCGGCCGGCGGTTCCCGCTCCAACGTGCTCGTCGGCAACGCCATCATCAACGGCTGCAAGCAGCTCGTCGAGGCCATGCGCAAGCCCGACGGCACCTTCCGCACCTACGACGAGATGGTCAAGGACGGCCTCAAGACCAAGTACAACGGCACCTGGACCCAGCCGGCCAACGATTGCGATCCGGACACCGGCCAGGGCAACCCGTTCGCCAACTACATGTACGGCCTGTTCATGGCCGAAGTGACCGTGGACACCACCACCGGCAAGACCCAGGTCGACAAGATGACCCTGGTGGAAGACATCGGCACCCTGACCAACCGTCAGACCGTCGACGGCCAGAACTGGGGCGGCTTGGCCCAGGGCGTCGGCCTGGCGCTGACCGAGGACTTCGAGGACATCAAGAAGCACTCCTCCCTGGCCGGAGCCGGCGTGCCCTACATCAAGGACATCCCGGACGTCATGGAGCTGATCTACGTCGACTCGCCGCGTGAGCACGGTCCGTTCGGCGGTTCCGGCGTCGGCGAAGTGCCGCTGTGCGGACCGCACCCGGCCATCATCAACGCCATCGCCAATGCCACCGGCGGCGCCTTCGTCCGTCACCTTCCGGCCTACCCCGAAAAGGTCCTGGCCGCCATCAAGGAGCTTGGCAAGTAA
- a CDS encoding pyridine nucleotide-disulfide oxidoreductase/dicluster-binding protein, which produces MNQQELRDTEYRCIQEEQPTCQAACPISVDVRGFMAKMAAGDLSGARKILDRTMPLPGVLARLCDHPCENACLRATLGGALTVGALERACVLATSAGAKPMCMPSKGKTVAALGGDLSSLTLAWDLAKKGFRVTVYAAADKAGGKLNEISPDMLPSDVLAEALDMLGRMGVAVKTGQTLDAARLEALAAECDAVYVECAGRDLCGISRADADVVTLQGPRPNVFCGGWPRPDGSRSIISLVTDGRRAAMSIDRFISGASLTTSREKEGVTTTRTYTNLKGVPAVARVEPADPVAGFAPEDAKTEAARCMQCDCMECVKVCEYLKHYKGYPKLYARQIYNNLSIVLGNHYLNRMIDSCTLCGLCTEVCPEDFSMAELCLHSRRDMVKRGKMPPSAHEFALEDMAFSNGPDCALVRTEPGQDACAHLFFPGCQLAGEPDGRIPEAYAFLRQKLSGGVGLALGCCGAPALWAGRDPLFEEVVVAFKAQWEKLGKPRLITACSSCLSVFQQAAPEIPAVSLWQVMESETGLPETAGFSPAAPVAVHDSCTSRHNEPLQRAVRALLAKRGVTFEELPLSGRYTECCGFGGLAGNAHPQLAKAITERRAAASDKDFLATCAMCRDRLSHVGKRAYHLLDVLFPGQDAGDPAARPDPGFSMRHETRARLRRHMLTTVWNETVDAKAPIGPDFVVSPEVRARMEARHILDDDVKRTLAHAETTGRKFLDRETGHFLASFTPHRVTYWVEYVMEGDTARVFTAYSHRMNVDNVGK; this is translated from the coding sequence ATGAATCAACAGGAACTGCGAGACACCGAGTACCGGTGCATTCAGGAAGAACAGCCGACTTGCCAGGCCGCCTGTCCCATCAGCGTGGATGTGCGGGGATTTATGGCCAAAATGGCGGCCGGCGATCTCTCGGGCGCACGCAAGATCCTTGATCGGACCATGCCGCTGCCCGGGGTGCTCGCCCGTCTGTGCGACCACCCGTGCGAGAACGCCTGTCTGCGCGCGACGCTTGGCGGAGCCCTGACCGTAGGCGCTCTGGAGCGGGCCTGCGTCCTGGCCACATCGGCCGGGGCCAAGCCCATGTGCATGCCCTCCAAGGGCAAGACCGTGGCCGCGCTCGGCGGCGACCTCAGCTCCCTGACCCTGGCCTGGGACCTGGCCAAAAAGGGCTTCCGCGTCACCGTTTACGCCGCCGCGGACAAAGCCGGCGGCAAACTCAACGAAATTTCCCCCGACATGCTGCCGTCCGACGTCCTGGCCGAGGCCCTGGACATGCTCGGCCGCATGGGCGTCGCCGTCAAGACCGGCCAGACGTTGGACGCCGCGCGCCTCGAGGCCCTCGCCGCCGAATGCGACGCCGTCTATGTCGAATGCGCCGGCCGCGACCTGTGCGGCATCTCCCGGGCCGACGCCGATGTCGTCACCCTGCAGGGGCCCCGGCCGAACGTCTTTTGCGGCGGTTGGCCGCGCCCCGACGGCTCCCGGTCCATCATTTCCCTGGTCACCGACGGCCGCCGGGCGGCCATGTCCATCGACCGCTTCATCTCCGGCGCCAGCCTGACCACCAGCCGGGAAAAAGAAGGCGTCACCACCACCCGGACCTACACCAACCTCAAGGGTGTGCCCGCCGTGGCCCGCGTCGAACCGGCCGATCCGGTCGCCGGCTTCGCCCCGGAAGACGCCAAGACGGAGGCCGCTCGCTGCATGCAGTGCGACTGCATGGAATGCGTCAAGGTCTGCGAATACCTCAAGCACTACAAGGGCTACCCCAAACTCTACGCCCGACAGATCTACAACAACCTTTCCATTGTCCTCGGCAACCACTACCTCAACCGCATGATCGACTCCTGCACCCTGTGCGGGCTGTGCACCGAGGTCTGTCCCGAGGATTTCTCCATGGCCGAACTGTGCCTCCATTCGCGCCGGGACATGGTCAAACGCGGCAAAATGCCGCCCTCGGCCCACGAGTTCGCCCTGGAGGACATGGCCTTCTCCAACGGCCCGGACTGCGCCCTCGTCCGCACGGAGCCCGGCCAGGACGCCTGCGCCCACCTGTTTTTCCCGGGCTGCCAGCTGGCCGGCGAACCCGACGGCCGCATCCCCGAAGCCTATGCCTTCTTGCGGCAAAAGCTCTCCGGCGGCGTGGGACTGGCGCTTGGCTGCTGCGGCGCTCCGGCGCTTTGGGCCGGACGGGATCCGCTGTTCGAGGAAGTCGTGGTCGCCTTCAAGGCCCAGTGGGAAAAGCTCGGCAAGCCTCGCCTGATCACCGCCTGCTCCTCCTGCCTGAGCGTTTTCCAACAGGCCGCGCCCGAGATCCCGGCCGTCTCGCTGTGGCAGGTCATGGAAAGCGAGACCGGACTGCCCGAAACGGCCGGATTTTCCCCGGCCGCGCCGGTGGCCGTCCACGATTCCTGCACCTCGCGCCATAACGAGCCGCTCCAGCGGGCCGTGCGCGCCCTGCTCGCCAAACGCGGCGTGACCTTCGAGGAATTGCCCCTTTCGGGACGCTATACCGAATGCTGCGGTTTCGGCGGACTGGCCGGCAATGCCCATCCGCAACTGGCCAAGGCCATCACCGAGCGCCGGGCCGCCGCCTCGGACAAGGACTTCCTCGCCACCTGCGCCATGTGCCGCGACCGGCTGTCCCACGTGGGCAAACGGGCCTACCACCTCCTCGACGTCCTCTTTCCCGGCCAGGACGCCGGCGACCCGGCCGCGCGGCCCGATCCCGGTTTTTCCATGCGCCACGAGACCCGGGCCCGCCTGCGCCGCCATATGCTGACCACGGTCTGGAACGAAACCGTCGACGCCAAGGCCCCGATCGGACCGGACTTCGTGGTCAGCCCCGAGGTGCGCGCCCGCATGGAGGCCCGCCATATCCTCGACGACGACGTGAAACGGACCCTGGCCCATGCCGAAACCACCGGCCGCAAATTCCTCGACCGGGAAACCGGCCATTTCCTGGCCAGCTTCACGCCGCACCGCGTCACCTACTGGGTGGAATACGTGATGGAAGGCGATACCGCCCGGGTCTTCACCGCCTACAGCCACCGCATGAACGTGGATAATGTCGGCAAGTAG
- a CDS encoding DVU_1557 family redox protein produces the protein MAESLVYMPQSGDWTCAGCGGPLEPKETDVTYLEGGFNITLLTCPKCKMALLPEYVAVGKMLEVEQLLEDK, from the coding sequence ATGGCAGAATCGCTTGTTTACATGCCGCAGTCCGGCGACTGGACGTGCGCCGGATGCGGCGGTCCCTTGGAGCCCAAGGAGACCGACGTCACCTACCTTGAGGGCGGCTTCAACATCACGTTGCTCACCTGTCCCAAATGCAAGATGGCGTTGCTCCCGGAGTATGTGGCCGTGGGCAAGATGCTGGAAGTGGAGCAGTTGCTGGAGGACAAGTAG
- the trsM gene encoding DVU_1556 family methyltransferase: MPGCVAPYEREDFREVAGGTLRPGGLALTKRALAACRFSPGARVLDVGCGPGASLTLLAEAKLTAYGLDASFLFTHQAGRIAPVVQGLGQHLPFREKSLDGALCECVLSASGDGPGCLAEIARVLRPGGLLVATDLYLRQGNPLGEAGAGCAAGAVTREALAVMFGAAGFALRLFEDHTKLLTELACRLTFALGSAASVVSMLTGRDPACAGASGPRPRFGYCLCIAAKESL; the protein is encoded by the coding sequence GTGCCGGGCTGCGTCGCGCCCTATGAGCGAGAGGATTTCCGCGAAGTCGCCGGCGGGACGCTGCGCCCCGGCGGACTGGCCCTGACGAAACGGGCCCTTGCGGCCTGCCGGTTTTCCCCGGGGGCCAGGGTGCTGGATGTCGGCTGCGGCCCCGGCGCGAGCCTGACCCTTCTTGCCGAGGCGAAGCTGACCGCTTACGGCCTCGACGCCTCCTTCCTTTTCACGCATCAAGCCGGCCGCATCGCCCCCGTGGTTCAGGGACTGGGACAACACCTGCCCTTCCGGGAGAAAAGCCTGGACGGCGCGCTGTGCGAATGCGTGCTCTCGGCTTCGGGCGACGGCCCGGGCTGTCTGGCCGAGATCGCCCGGGTGCTGCGCCCGGGCGGGCTGCTCGTCGCCACCGACCTCTACCTGCGCCAGGGCAATCCCCTTGGCGAGGCCGGCGCGGGTTGCGCCGCCGGAGCCGTCACGCGCGAGGCCCTGGCCGTCATGTTCGGCGCGGCCGGATTCGCCCTGCGCCTCTTCGAGGACCACACCAAACTGCTGACCGAGCTGGCCTGCCGCCTGACCTTCGCCTTGGGCTCGGCGGCAAGCGTCGTTTCCATGCTGACCGGCCGTGATCCGGCCTGTGCCGGCGCCTCGGGGCCACGCCCCAGGTTCGGCTACTGCCTGTGCATCGCCGCCAAGGAGTCGTTATGA
- a CDS encoding DVU_1555 family C-GCAxxG-C-C protein, whose amino-acid sequence MNPTLMEIMPLAAKNYCCSQILVLLALRAQGVENWPLVRAAAGICHGMESGLTCGILTGGCLTLGLYAGRGREEELPHEKAELLITEFVDWFREKATDMYGDITCQAILSEGKPDASRCGGLMSEAWDQIITILSEAGIDPSEPRE is encoded by the coding sequence ATGAACCCCACGCTTATGGAGATCATGCCCCTGGCCGCCAAGAACTATTGTTGCAGCCAGATTCTCGTGCTTTTGGCCCTGCGCGCCCAGGGGGTGGAGAACTGGCCCCTGGTGCGGGCCGCCGCCGGCATCTGCCACGGCATGGAATCGGGACTGACCTGCGGCATCCTGACCGGCGGCTGCCTGACTCTCGGCCTGTATGCCGGCCGGGGACGCGAGGAGGAGCTGCCCCATGAAAAAGCTGAACTCCTCATCACCGAATTCGTGGACTGGTTCCGCGAAAAGGCCACCGACATGTACGGCGACATCACCTGCCAGGCCATTCTGAGCGAAGGCAAGCCCGACGCCAGCCGTTGCGGCGGGCTCATGTCCGAGGCCTGGGACCAGATTATCACCATCCTGTCGGAAGCCGGCATCGATCCGTCCGAACCCAGGGAGTAA
- the trsS gene encoding radical SAM (seleno)protein TrsS → MSLCPVCLRRVPARREVDGADGYVVKTCPEHGEFRTRFWHGPPAMVGWNRPKVPGNPPPILTESRLGCPHDCGLCPEHGQHTCTALFEITARCNLSCPVCFASAGNTPPPDPEVPALSERFARIFEATGPVNVQLSGGEPTVRNDLPEVVAACRKAGFSFVQLNTNGLALAADPGLAGRLADAGLVSVFLQFDGNDDACRVLRGGPLYETKLAAIEACVGANIGVVLVPTVAPGVNDGQLGDIVRLARSMAPGVRGVHFQPVSSFGRYPWAAGPAARVTLPDLMRGLEDQTDGMIRAEHFHPPGCEHSLCSFSQPYFLEGDGGLRPAPTSGQSCCSPPPPIAADEGARRSRNFVARQWAAPTDAPKKDGPMDDFDRFLADAATARRFTVSAMAFQDAWTLDLERTRGCCIHVATTDNRLIPFCLYNLTATDGRTLYRGHDGCV, encoded by the coding sequence ATGAGCCTGTGCCCGGTCTGCCTGCGCCGGGTGCCCGCCCGGCGCGAGGTCGACGGCGCGGACGGCTACGTGGTCAAGACCTGTCCCGAGCACGGCGAATTCCGCACCCGGTTCTGGCATGGCCCGCCGGCCATGGTCGGCTGGAACCGGCCCAAGGTCCCGGGCAACCCACCGCCGATCCTCACCGAATCGCGCCTGGGCTGCCCGCATGACTGCGGCCTGTGCCCGGAGCACGGCCAGCACACCTGCACGGCGCTTTTCGAGATCACCGCCCGGTGCAACCTTTCCTGCCCGGTCTGCTTCGCCAGCGCCGGCAATACGCCGCCGCCCGATCCCGAGGTCCCGGCCCTTTCCGAACGCTTCGCCCGCATCTTCGAGGCCACCGGGCCGGTCAACGTCCAGCTTTCCGGCGGCGAACCCACGGTGCGCAACGACCTGCCCGAGGTGGTGGCGGCCTGCCGCAAGGCCGGCTTTTCCTTTGTGCAGCTCAACACCAACGGTCTGGCCCTGGCCGCCGATCCGGGACTGGCCGGACGTCTGGCCGATGCCGGCCTCGTTTCGGTTTTTCTCCAGTTCGACGGCAACGACGACGCCTGCCGGGTGCTTCGCGGGGGACCGCTTTACGAAACGAAACTGGCGGCCATCGAGGCCTGCGTGGGGGCGAACATCGGCGTGGTTCTGGTCCCGACCGTGGCCCCGGGCGTAAACGACGGCCAGCTCGGCGACATCGTGCGCCTGGCCCGGTCCATGGCCCCGGGCGTGCGCGGCGTCCATTTCCAGCCCGTCAGCTCCTTTGGCCGCTATCCCTGGGCCGCCGGCCCGGCTGCGCGCGTCACCCTGCCGGACCTCATGCGCGGCCTGGAAGATCAAACGGACGGCATGATCCGGGCCGAGCACTTCCATCCGCCGGGCTGCGAGCATTCGCTGTGCTCCTTTTCCCAGCCCTATTTCCTCGAGGGAGATGGCGGGCTACGGCCGGCCCCGACGTCTGGCCAATCCTGCTGCTCCCCGCCGCCCCCCATCGCCGCCGACGAAGGCGCGCGCCGCTCCCGGAATTTCGTGGCCCGCCAATGGGCCGCGCCGACCGACGCCCCGAAAAAAGACGGCCCCATGGACGATTTCGACCGCTTCCTGGCCGATGCCGCCACGGCTAGGCGCTTCACCGTCTCGGCCATGGCCTTTCAGGACGCCTGGACCCTCGACCTCGAACGCACGCGCGGCTGCTGCATCCACGTGGCCACGACCGACAACCGGCTCATTCCCTTTTGCCTCTACAACCTGACGGCGACCGACGGCCGCACGCTCTACCGGGGGCATGACGGATGCGTTTAA
- a CDS encoding DVU_1553 family AMP-dependent CoA ligase — MRLSPVDGLVAAGLGRPDLPPTPRALDAWRLAALSRAVRHAAAAPFYRERLGNLPPDFPRTLAEFETLPFTLPSDLTEAHARFLAVSQDDVARMVTLSTSGTTGAPKRVAFTAGDIEDIRRFFHIGIRTLVEPGDTVLILMPGVRPDSIGDLLCQILPRLGAQGVLGDPTGDPAALAADLRRLRPQSLVAAPSQIRRAIDDPDVRAAAKDCLRTILLSAEALPDGWKALLAERFGATVFDHYGATEMGYGGGVECEAFDGYHLRETDIYFEVVHMTTGEPLPEGEVGEVVFTTLTTRGMPFVRYRTGDAAAMLPGPCPCGSKLRRLGPILGRIVHGPNGPQLTNPAKGAANRP, encoded by the coding sequence ATGCGTTTAAGCCCTGTTGACGGACTTGTCGCCGCCGGGCTCGGCCGGCCGGACCTCCCTCCGACGCCGCGGGCCCTCGACGCCTGGCGGCTGGCCGCACTTTCCCGGGCCGTGCGCCATGCCGCCGCCGCCCCCTTCTACCGGGAACGGCTGGGCAATCTGCCGCCGGATTTCCCCCGGACGCTGGCGGAATTCGAGACCCTGCCCTTCACCCTGCCCTCCGATCTGACCGAGGCCCATGCCCGGTTTCTGGCCGTGTCCCAGGACGACGTGGCCCGCATGGTCACGCTTTCCACCTCCGGCACCACCGGCGCGCCCAAGCGCGTGGCCTTCACGGCCGGGGACATCGAGGACATCCGCCGCTTCTTCCACATCGGCATCCGGACCCTGGTCGAACCCGGGGATACGGTGCTCATCCTCATGCCCGGGGTGCGTCCGGACAGCATCGGCGACCTGCTGTGCCAGATATTGCCGCGACTGGGCGCGCAAGGGGTCCTCGGCGACCCCACGGGCGATCCGGCCGCGCTTGCCGCCGACCTGCGCCGGCTGCGCCCGCAGTCGCTTGTGGCCGCGCCGTCCCAGATCCGCCGGGCCATCGACGACCCGGACGTCCGCGCCGCGGCAAAGGACTGCCTGCGCACCATCCTGCTTTCGGCCGAGGCGTTGCCGGACGGCTGGAAGGCGCTTTTGGCCGAACGCTTCGGGGCCACGGTCTTCGACCACTACGGCGCGACCGAGATGGGCTACGGCGGCGGCGTCGAGTGCGAGGCGTTTGACGGCTACCATCTGCGCGAAACCGACATCTATTTCGAGGTGGTCCACATGACCACCGGAGAGCCCCTGCCCGAGGGGGAAGTGGGCGAGGTGGTCTTCACCACGCTGACGACGCGCGGCATGCCCTTCGTGCGCTACCGCACCGGCGACGCCGCCGCCATGCTTCCCGGCCCCTGCCCCTGCGGCAGCAAACTGCGTCGCCTGGGGCCCATCCTCGGGCGCATCGTCCACGGGCCAAACGGCCCGCAACTGACCAATCCGGCCAAGGGAGCGGCCAACCGCCCATGA